The Streptomyces sp. HUAS MG91 sequence CTCGCGCGGTCTGCACGTGGTGGCCGTCCTCAGGGGCAGATCCACCGTCGACGACGTCCACGACTTCGCCAAGAAGGCGGCCGACACCCTGGCGGCGGCCCACCCCGACCGGCTCACCACCGCCGCGCGCAAGGCGGACCGGGGCACCCGGCTGTACCTGGACGTGCAGCGCAACGCCTACGCGCAGACAGCCGTCGCCCCGTACACGGTGCGCGCGAAACCCGGCGCCCCCGTGGCCACCCCGATCGCCTGGGACCAGCTCGACGACCCCGGACTCACGGCACGGCGCTGGACCATCGCCAACGTCGTCGACCAGGCCCGGTCGGATCCCTGGGGCGGTCTGGCACGCAAGGGACGGGCGCTGGGACCCGCCCGCGACGCGCTGCGGAAGCTGTCGGACGAACACGCCTGAGCCGGCGCCCGAGCCGGGACGACGCACCGGTGGTCGCCCCTTCCCGTCGAAGGCGACTGCGCGCGGTCCCCGGCGGAGTCACCCGGCCTGGGCCGAGGCCAGCGCGGCGAGGAGGTCGGCCAGTCCGCCGGGCGCCCGCCCCCGCAGACGGGACGACGTGTAGACGCACTGCCCCGAGCGGGCGATGCGGTGCCCGGTCGCCGCGAGCCGGGCCGCGAGATCCCGGTCCTCGCCGCTCGCGTACGGGCGGAAGCCGCCGACCCGCGCGTAGGCCGCCGCGGAGACCCCCAGGTTGGCGCCGTGCACATGCGGGTGGGTCCACGGGAGCCGCGTCTGCACGGGCCGGGTGCGGAAGTAGTCGCGGTCGTGCAGCTCCGCGACGGTGCGCGGCCCTGCCGAGCGGATCAGGCGGATGGTGCCCAGGACCGCGTCGTAGTGGTGGCGGGCCCACGTGATCTGGTGGCTCAGCCAGTCGCCGGGGACCAGGGTGTCCGCGTCGGTCATGGCCAGCCAGGTGTCCGGTCCGGGCAGCAGGTCCAGTGCGCGGTCCACTCCCCGGGCGCGTGCCACCCCCACGTTGTGCGCGTCGCTGGGGACGACGATCACCCCCTGCGCGGAGGCGATGGCCGCGGTCGCGTCCTCGCAGGCGTCCGCGACGACGACGGTCACGACCGGCAGGGGGACCGCCCGGGCCGCTCTGCGGACACTGCGCAGACAGGCCGCGATGCCGCTCTGTTCGTTGTGCGCCGGGATCACGACGGCCACAGCCGCAGGATTCATGCGAGGCCCTCGGACTGTGCGGGGCTCAGGATCGACCCGGCGTGCGTGCGCCGTTCGTGGACGGTGAGGGTGAAGTCCGGGTCGTCGTAGCGGGCCAGCAGCCCGAGGTCGTCGCTGTCCGCCAGTTCGTCGGCGATCTGACGGCCGGTACAGGTGTGCTCGGGCACCGGGTGGTTCCAGTGCACG is a genomic window containing:
- a CDS encoding glycosyltransferase encodes the protein MNPAAVAVVIPAHNEQSGIAACLRSVRRAARAVPLPVVTVVVADACEDATAAIASAQGVIVVPSDAHNVGVARARGVDRALDLLPGPDTWLAMTDADTLVPGDWLSHQITWARHHYDAVLGTIRLIRSAGPRTVAELHDRDYFRTRPVQTRLPWTHPHVHGANLGVSAAAYARVGGFRPYASGEDRDLAARLAATGHRIARSGQCVYTSSRLRGRAPGGLADLLAALASAQAG